CATTTCATAatcaatttgtttttaattagtttttagtTAAACTGAAGTTGCAAAGTTAATGCAAACGTGCTGAAATTGTGACAGGTACAATACCGGATGAGATTGGTGATCTTCCACAGTTAGAGATTTTGGCATTGGGGATTAATAATCTCAATGGCGTCATCCCATTCAAACTCTTCAATAACTCCATGATAAGAAAAATCGGGCTTTCTTTAAACCAGCTAGCAGGTCGCCTCCCAGCAAACATAGGTCTTAACGTTCCAAACCTAGAAATCCTTCAGGTAGCCAAAAATAACCTCTTGGCCGGACTACTCCCTAACCTCTCCAATGCTTCCAAGCTCAGGGGGCTAGACATGAGTGGAAACTCATTTACCGGGTTTCTTCCTGTCACACTTTGTTCCTTGAAAAACCTCGAGTACCTTAGCTTGTTCTGGAATAATTTGACGATTGATGCTTCTACTCCACAAGCAGCAAGCACTCTCTCTTGCTTGTTTAATCTTAGAAATTTGATATACTTAGACTTGGGAGACAATCCACTAAACACCACGATTCCAGCTTCTCACGGGAATCTCTCTACGTCACTCCAATATGTTGAAATAAGCAGTTCCAACATCAGGGGTAACACTCCAGTTGATATTGGCAACTTGAGCAGCTTGATAATATTAAGCCTGGGAAACAATCAGTTGAGTGGAGCAATTCCAACTTCAATACAAAGGCTACAAAATCTCCAAGGTTTAATTTTGTCAATTAACGAACTGGGAGGACATATCCCATATGAACTCTGTCTACTAAACAACCTAGTCGAGTTATATTTGGGTGGTAATCGGCTCTCTGGTTCTATTCCTTCCTGCTTGGGTACTTTGGCAGTAGCTCTAAGATCTTTATTTTTAGAGTACAATTTGTTAACTTCTAAAGTACCATCTTCATTGTGGGAACTCAAGTATATATTGCACCTAAGCTTGTCATCTAATTCTCTAGTTGGACCACTCTCAAGACATCGGAAAGTTGAAAAATGTGGTGGATATGGATTTATCAAATAACCATTTCTCCGGAAACATTCCCGGTAGCATTGGTGATCTTCAAAGTATGATTAATTTGTCCTTGGCAAACAATTATTTACAAGGCCCTATTCCCAGTTCATTTAAAACCTTGCTAAGCCTAGAATTCTTGGATTTGTCCAAAAACAATCTATCTGGAG
This window of the Malus domestica chromosome 03, GDT2T_hap1 genome carries:
- the LOC139194078 gene encoding receptor-like protein kinase, which translates into the protein MGLAGVIPPHLGNLSFLVKLDLKNNSFHGPLPQELSRLRRLKTINLGINNFMGTIPSWFGSFPKLQTFIFYVNGFSGFIPAAIFNLSALQKIDLSINKLSGSIPREIGNLTMVKGIYLVDNKFKELPNEIGRLGQLEELFVKDNALKGSAVVPALNISSLTTLTLFGNNMSDSLPDNVCEHLSSIRRINLGQNQLDGLIPSKLWQCKELREIKLGSNNFRGSIPKSLGNLTYLSNIFLGDNNLEGTIPDEIGDLPQLEILALGINNLNGVIPFKLFNNSMIRKIGLSLNQLAGRLPANIGLNVPNLEILQVAKNNLLAGLLPNLSNASKLRGLDMSGNSFTGFLPVTLCSLKNLEYLSLFWNNLTIDASTPQAASTLSCLFNLRNLIYLDLGDNPLNTTIPASHGNLSTSLQYVEISSSNIRGNTPVDIGNLSSLIILSLGNNQLSGAIPTSIQRLQNLQGLILSINELGGHIPYELCLLNNLVELYLGGNRLSGSIPSCLGTLAVALRSLFLEYNLLTSKVPSSLWELKYILHLSLSSNSLVGPLSRHRKVEKCGGYGFIK